From the genome of Periplaneta americana isolate PAMFEO1 chromosome 15, P.americana_PAMFEO1_priV1, whole genome shotgun sequence, one region includes:
- the LOC138714946 gene encoding uncharacterized protein, which yields MAELATNDIIYPPREELLCKECRNCVVITYDLETTGLCSDDEIVQIGAYAHVPSRELFSQYVLPHRRRIHVDASAKIGLQVCAGSLLDTRTNEVLPTVPEAEGLQQFLTWLSYQRADSHGVVLVSHGAIFLDIPVLMGALWRHHMQQDFFEVVKGFCDSNAIFQEDKCKRHKSLSLQSLYEDIVGPRREVHRAEGDARDLHTLLLRHFNVESLSLDIPMLERYTYTSPCMEHYAEWKLYLDVELVGLRNIVKDWKNQSERKKKIILKNLVAAGYNMQNVQREYALSESKLQFKLRLKNNIQRMKNERESYLSDTAGVHINEVVNTVVRYFTRAQQ from the exons TTAGCAACCAATGATATTATTTATCCGCCCAGAGAGGAGCTTCTGTGCAAGGAGTGCAGGAACTGCGTCGTGATTACATACGATCTGGAGACGACGGGTCTCTGTTCCGACGACGAGATAGTACAGATCGGTGCTTACGCGCACGTGCCGAGCAGGGAGTTGTTCAGCCAGTACGTGTTGCCACACAGGCGACGAATCCATGTCGATGCCTCCGCCAAGATCGGACTCCAAGTCTGCGCCGGAAGTCTTCTCGACACCAG GACCAACGAGGTGCTGCCGACTGTGCCAGAGGCCGAGGGTCTGCAACAGTTCCTTACTTGGCTTTCCTACCAGCGAGCAGACTCCCATGGTGTGGTGCTAGTCAGCCATGGCGCCATCTTTCTAGACATCCCCGTGTTGATGGGCGCACTGTGGCGCCACCACATGCAACAGGACTTCTTCGAG GTTGTGAAAGGATTCTGCGATTCTAACGCCATCTTCCAGGAAGACAAATGCAAGCGACACAAGTCTTTGTCGCTTCAGTCTCTGTATGAGGACATCGTCGGGCCTCGAAGAGAGGTGCACAGAGCGGAAGGAGATGCCAGGGATCTTCACACGTTGCTCCTGCGGCATTTCAATGT GGAGTCGCTTTCTCTGGACATCCCTATGCTGGAACGCTACACCTATACGTCCCCTTGCATGGAACACTACGCCGAATGGAAGCTGTATCTGGATGTAGAGCTGGTAGGACTTAGGAACATCGTCAAAGATTGGAAGAATCAGAGcgagaggaagaagaagattattctaaaaaATTTGGTGGCCGCAGGTTACAACATGCAAAATGTTCAGCGCGAGTATGCTCTGTCCGAATCTAAACTGCAGTTCAAGCTACGCCTCAAGAACAACATCCAGCGCATGAAGAACGAGCGCGAGAGCTATCTGTCGGACACAGCTGGAGTCCACATCAATGAGGTTGTCAACACTGTCGTTAGATATTTTACGAGAGCCcagcaataa